The DNA region ATGAGACTTCGAAGTGTCGAGTTTCTTGTTCCAACATCGCCATAAAACCGAGAGACATATCCCtgacaaacagagaggaaaagaagataGTCAACAAAAGGTGATAATGACAGTTGTGATGATTAGTCTCCCCTACAGTGTGTATTCCCGATGACTGACAGATCCAGGCAgctcaaatacacaaaacatcaACTGCGTTACCTGAGCCAGGTTCTCATCCTCCGGTGAAACGGTTGGAGTTATGGTCGGTGCCGACTGACAAAGCGTCAAACAAGCCAGCAGTACAATCCAAAAATCAGTGAGGGACATCTTGTTAAGTTGATCCCTTCTCTCCATCCGCTCTCCTCTTGTAAGAGCAGCTTCAAAGTCCCGAGGTGTGTATTGTTCTGATAAAAGCTGAATAAGAGCATTCCAGGATATGCTAAGATAAGCCTCTATGCCAGAAAGGGGAGTAAAGAGTGGCCCCTGAGATAACACAGTGGGAGGAGATGACACCATTGTTTAActccatgtttaaaaaaatatatttgcaaaGCTGTTAGATTGTGGTAGGTTCTGTTGTCCTGAGGCTTTTAATCAACTTGCATCGTATCCTGTGgtgtcttttatttaaaagttttgCATAATTTTTCAATGATACATGTAGATGAAAatcaaatattgaaataatgaaatactgaGATCAATATTATAGATGTGCTTAATTTGCTCATTTAGTACTCTGAGTAAAACAAAAGAAGCCTACATCTACAAACTGTCAAGCGAACAGAAACATGAACTAAAGGTGTTTCCTTAACAGCAGCAAACATCAAGTCTGTCAAGAAAACAACCATTTTGCCAGTGTTTCTCTTCTTGTTCACAGTGTTCTCTTGTGCCTTTCAATAACCTCTAATGTTAACACTGACCAAAGTTCATTTTTGGGTAAACATAAGGGCTCTGTACACACAGTGTTACCCAATGTTACACGGCTCAACCTCCAAGAACTCAGGTCAACACGGATGGAGGCTGCAACCAAACCGACAGCACTCAATTTATATGATTCAAAACAGGTTTAATAACAGCATCTGTTTTCCCTCAGCACTAGAAATTtgagtttttaaattaaagtgcATTTTTTAACTTACTTCAGTGGACTTATACTTGAGGtggtattttttaaataggaTATTGGATATCAGGACATTTGAATACAATCTTCCACCACTAACCTGTACAGCACAGGTATGTTGATAAAAAAGCATTGGAGAACTTTATTAAACAAACCGCTTTGATTAGTTCACTTTAATGAGACAATGATGTTTTCTGACATGTCATCAATTTGAGTTCAAAAGATTAAAGAAATTCAAAATATACAAGAGAAATTCTTAAATTGGTGACACAAATACATGAAGAAGTCTTAACTATAATAATAGACATAAATTGTGTTACATTGTCAATTTGAACAAACGAATTAATTTGTTTGTGACCAATACGTTGGTAAATAATTTTCGTGTTTAGACATTTAGTACTGTACATCTTTACACATAAGACGGGCAGCACTATGCACCAGGAGGGATGTCAGAGATATAATTTATATACACGTACGCACATGCCCAAAACCAATAAAGCAGTTCAATATTTAATGCTATGTTATCATTATCTGTCTTTAACTTTCCCTTCTTGGTTATATGTAgaaagttttatctttttaaccAGCCCTGAAGTTGATGTATCAACATCCCAGCCAAGAATTAGCTGATATGATTTTCACCACCCGTTTTTGCTTGAAGTCGTACTGGTAGGACTTTATCccactgaggaggaagatgctGCCTGTCAACAGAAAATCATAGAGAGACTGTTTCAGATCACACGAGCAAAGAGAGACTTTCTGAACTATCTTTATTTCTTCTCATatgttgagtgtgtgtcatCCCCTCAATATGATGCAAATGTGAGCAGCAAGTTCAACTGTAAACAGACAAGTTCTGCTTCACTGATACATTGTTATAAAACTGGTAAAAAGTGTTATTTTCCTTAGGAAAGTTTGTGCATAGTGGTAAACCCCACCCGTCTGCCACCTAAGCACGGTGAAAACAAGAAATTACAGCTTCTATTTCAGCTGTATTCCATTTGAGTCCTGCTGCTCAGGTCCACATTATATAGAGCCCATGACCACactatgttttagttttttttaccttgtaaCTTGAATGCAGCATCAACCCTTCTAGGGATACCTGGCCAGTCTTTTTGGATGAGTCTGGGGAATCCAGGGTCCATTCGTCTCTTACTTTCATCGAACCTGaatcattcaaatgtatttgtttttccaggTCACACAATAATTCATTTGATGTTTTGGGGTATGATGCTCTCTGATTAAACTGGTGTTCCTTGATTAAACGGTTGTGCCAGGATTAAAGCATTTCAGCTGTTGTGTAAACATCTGAGTCAAATGTCTACTGGATAAATACAAAGTAGCAAATGTTGTTAATTACTTCATGTATATGGGCACTATAAATGCAAACATATTGGtacttgatttatttaatttctgatTGATTAATTATATTGATTTTCTATGTTGataatcaatcaaaaatattttgttgtatCTTTATTCTTGTACTTCATGGTTTGACGTTATGATTTCAAATTCAGGTTTTCtgatgctttcactcaaaaccctgctcTTGCACTCAAATAGCCACTGCTTGTGCTTAGATTTGATCTGCTCATGCTCAAGAATATTGTTGCTTGAACAGATTTCttgcagcttcagctcttctctcgCACTCACGCTGCTCCTGAGTGTGCTTGAAACATCAACTCTCGGGTTTATCATCTGCTCTTGGATTTGTTATTCTGTACTTCGGTAACTAGTCAGTAGATTTCCCCAAACCAATGTTGTCGAGATAGCTTATTAACTCACCTACCCTTGGTATTGGTCCATTAACTTTGCTTCGGATCGGAAGCTGGTATAATAATAAAGCTGTGGAGTTACACTCAACGAAGTGAAGCAGAGGAAGTTTGAGCAAAAGCACAGCAAATCTAAGCACCAATGGAGTGTGAGCGCAGGGTTTTGAATGAAAGTATTAGAACACCTGAATGTGAAATCCATAAACCTGCCCTCAAACTGAAGGCCATGCTCTTTAATAaaatcaggggggggggggggggggggcattaatTAATGAGTTAAATCTCTGACATTTGACAGTTTATAGTTTTAGGATGATATTTGGGGATGCCATCTGAGGTTCAGGAAAATTTGAAGGACATCTTTACAATATTGTGACATTTTATAGACAAAGATTCATatagatgaaatgaaatgaaaaaatggcAAGTAaagcattttgtattttttgtcgTTTCATTGTTAAAACcttttttcaaatgtcattgACTTTACTGTTATTGGGAAAAACCATGACAATTTTAACACATTACCTGTAATAAAACTCTCCAGTgaagaaaactgttttcccatatTCACTGATATGTACGGCAGCGTCGACCTGCCTGATTCTGGTGGGGAGGCCGAACTCATAGATAGAACCAGCACGACTTTTCATCTTAAGCCGTTGAACCACCCAATACTTATGACCTGGAAAAACATAGCCGTGTCACTGCATTTTGGGATGCtatgaaaaacagcaacaaaccaCAAGCGCTGCCAAACTCAATTCCCCTCTTGCATGAACTGCAACACTTCGGTTGCACAAGGCTGTAATTTGGGTGCAACATTGTGCTCTCCTGTAAATCAAGCCTTGTCATGCTGACATGACCTAAGTGATGCCTTGCAGACTGCCCATTACTCTACCAGTGAATATGTATGCAACGCCTTTGGCTGGGATGTCATAAGCGGCATCGACGGGAGAACTGATGCTGGGCAAATATGAGCTGCTGTGGCCCTCGCTTAGGCGATTCCAGTAGGTCGCCCTCGTTGTCCTCATCCACATGTACCTGgattgaaacaaaaaaaagcctcAATAACAGTGCAACCAGACCAAATTTAATCTAGTGATCATAATCAAACCCTAACCTacctgtttttaaagaaaacaatatcaTTTCCAATCATAGTAGCTGCATCGAAAGAGAAGTTCTGGTCACACTTTTTGGGAACCTGTTGAGTTTCCAGAGTTTTGGTGGGTTTTCCTAAGAAATAATATTATAGAAGACTTTACTTACCAAACGGTAATTTTCTCTGTGAGTGAAGTTTTGAGCAAATAATATGTTTAACAATGTTAACTCGTTCCTCACCATACAATGTTTGTATACCAAGCTCGTCATCTTTGGACAGTGAGTACTGTGTACTGCTGTGATGCCTGTAATTGGGGTACATGATCGCAGAGGGGTCCCTTGAGTGAGTCAGACCCAGTGAGTGGCCAAGTTCATGAGCTGCAACAGCAAACAGGCTGTAACCTGAAATACAGCATCGAAGACCCATTAATCCCTTTAAAGGGTCAATTAGCACAGAATTACACTGGGGACTGCTGCCACACTGCTGCCCTGTGGGCTGTACAGCGTCACATGTACTAGTGGCCACACCCTCACCAGTCATAtctgtaagggaaatgtaacattttgacCATAATATGTTCAGGTTCATTTCCCCTTTGAatgatcatgattgaatctGATACAATGTTACCTTGATCATGCTGTATCTGTGACCTTTGCCATTTGATAATCACATTCTAGTTTGTTAATCCATGTGAACATTTGCACCAGATTTGTAGAGATCTTATCAATGCGTTCTTTAGATATCGTGTTCATAACAATGCGATAGACGgatggacaacctgaaaacataacaCCTCTGGGCACTGGCTGTCCCCAGCGTGGAGGCATGAGAAAATATTGACCtcaacacattaaaaaaattacattaatttAACTTAGCAGTTGCTGTTGTCCAAAGTTACTTACAGGGAGTTGAAGTGTATCCCTTTTATGTACAGTTGGGGGATGCGAGTACTTCAAGATTTTTATGTTGGAGAAAGTCTGAAATAGTTGGATTTTCACATTTGTGATTCATGCCTTTACCCTTATTTCCTGGGGAAACTATGTCACCAGAATCACCAACAGGGTTTGAGTGACAAACCTTGCCTCCCTGCTGTCCACATTTCATCCTCATCAAAGTGCACGTCTCCTCCTATCCCCTCTCCAGGCTGAAAGGCGTGAGCCAGAACACCCCGGGGCCCGTCAAAGGGAAAGAAATCTCCATGAGCTACAGCAGGCAGAGCGAATGATTCATGGTTTAAAGGAAAATCTGACTTAATGTTCTCTGTTTCAACAAAATATCACATTATTGCCAGTGTTACTTTTGATTATGAGAAGTGTTTTGCATATTATTACTTCTGCGGGCAAAGGAGAAGACAATATCAGCTTTGCCGTGGTTGACTCTAATGAACCTCAGTGGTGCAGCATCACTCCACATCTTCAGCGCTGAGCGAAAAGACTTTTCCACGTCCTCTCTCGTCAAGTCCGGAGTGTATTTGGCAATCCTGCATGCAGTGGAAAAACATGGTGCAATATGTCATCATAAGCAacagctgcagcttcctccaAATGGATCTGAAAGATCACATGAGAACTAAAAATTCTACGCTGCAGTTTCCAGGTTTTTTAAATCCAGAATCATATACGTTCACCTTTGACCAACAAGTCgaatcatttcatctttgagtccaagagAATGTTTGTGCCATATTTGAAAAGATTCCCTCAAAGTATTCTGGAGTATAAGCATTCACAAGGCttaacattttgtgttttgtgaggccacattgactttgacctttaaagacaaaaatgttATCGCTTCATTCTTAGGTCCAAGCTATTGTTTCTACTAAATTAGCCCAAGGCGTTcatgagatatcatgttcacaaaatGGTAAGGACTGGTGGGCGACCCCAAAAACATACCTCATTCTTTCATTATTGGAGTATTAAAACTGACGATATGAATTAGAAAGCATGTTTCAGAGTTGACGCAAAACATCTCACCTGTATGTGATTGTGCGGTTTCTCCATTTTGGCTTCTCTGGGTAAAAGCTGAAGTTGTCCACATCTGGAACTCCACACCTCGACTCCCTCATTACATCCAGGGTGGGGGGGTCCAGTTGTCCCGTCTCTCTCAAACCAAAGAAGTGTTGCATCTCTCTAACCTTCTCCTCCATGACAGGCGTAGAGCGAATCCGCCGCACTGGCAttctgtctctgcttctgtgATTCAGGTCGTAAAACCTCCTGAGGTAGCCCTGTGGTGAGAAGAGTGCATTCTTAGTGGCTCAggtacatattttttattaatggctacaaatacatttatactttaaattgtgttttgtatgtttacACAGTGTCACACTGTACAGAGAATGAGTGTAATGTATCTATGATGAGAGGCTACAGCAGATGCATCGACATGTATACTATACTTAtctgcaaaatataaaaaaaactaagatgAAATATCTatgaaatattttgtatttttttatccGGTGGGGGCAAATTAGTTGAACTGTAGTCGATGCAATGATTTTAACCATTTTGActttaaatacaattaaatgcaTATTACAAATTCATGTATATTATGAACTCAAATGCCCAGTTCAGTTAaaagttgtgtatttttcttataTAAACTATATGACCGCCTACTACCCACAAACCTCAGCCAGCAACACATCCTCTGGCCTGAGCTGCTGATCCAGGTCAATGGCCTGTGTCCACGAGGTTTCCGCAAAAATCAGAGAGCCCAAAACAAGTATCCACAGCCGGAGCGGCTCCATGTTTGAAATGCACATTCTCAGCAGGCTTCACATTTTTTATATGGGAGCGTTTCCAAGGGATTGTCGGGCAATCACATGGTCCAAACATGCACAGTCCTGGTGGTTACCTGCCCAGATTGTCTGGAGGGTTTGTGGTTAAAACCTCCCAATGAAACGTCTACATACATGTCTGTGCTCTCTGTCTGTAATGatgaaagctgtgtgtgtgttttgtagtAAGGAAACCAGAAGCAAGGAAATTGTGTTGTGTAATTACTGAGGGACACCTTCTGCTGTCAAGTGAAGTGAAGATttaataaaaagcaaaaaatgGAAATACTTATTTCTACTTTCATGCAAAAAGCACACATACATGTTGGGTTGTCAGTTGTTGCTGTTTATTCTTTCcgaatataaacaaaaaaattcatagtgtttttccttttttttatttaaaatcattgCTTTCAGGTAACCTCCATCTGGCCTGTTTGTGGATTTACAGCCGAATCTTTCAACATCCAAGCCAGGAATTAGCTTTCTCAACTGCGACAACAAGTTTCTGGGTGTAGTCGTATTTGTAGACTTGTGGTCCGAGAAAAAAGTGGATGAAACCTggaagatgaaaaaaatgtatctgacaaTTGAGAAGCAAACAAAGTGATTCACATATTTCATATTGTGCCCTCTGGAATGCTGTTTTTCATATctgatgatcatgatgatgatgagcatATTTTCTCCACTGTTGCTTGCAGTTAAATTACAGTATATTGCATGAAGGACTTTAATTGTTAAATTATACAGTTTAAATGATAGAGGGGAACGCTCTGTAAAAACTACACTGCATGTCAATCAACATACCTGTGCTACTAATAGCACTAAATGCAACTCGCAAAAGCCCTtaaagctacagacagaaatatACTGCCAGCTGAACATAAAGAAGATTACTGCACTTTTCCAGCAACACCCAGTCGTATATTTTTAGTCTTTTGCATTTCCTCCATCTCTATGTTTTGCTGTAAATACATTTGTAGCTTCCATCCGCTGCAAATAAACAACATACAGGGAAACTATGACAATGTTTTTCTCACCATCCTTATAAACAGCAGTATTTATTGTCGAGTTGATTCCTGGGAAATCCTCGCTGATGTACTTTGGATATCCGAAGTCCATAACCCTCCGGTTTTCATTGTAactgagaagaaaaagaaaagctgtgaCCCAGGAGCACCAGCTTGTTCTACAAAAACGAAGACACAAAGTTTGTGTTCAGCTGTGATATGATCACATCATCAAACCTCCGAGATCACACTGAGGCCTATGAGCACTGCGTGAGGTCCGGCTGTGGAAATGTTACAGTCAGATGTGAGTACACTTTTTTAATGTCCAGGTCCATATGAATCAGTGCTGtgtgaacattttttatttacataacaCAATTTGGTAATAAGATGTAATATAGGTTCAAATGAGGAGTGCTACCTGATTCAACTATTACATgagccaaggaggttatgttttcacccctgtcctttactttgttttactttacaCAAAAATTACGGAACAGATTATCACAAACCTTGGTGGAAGGGTGTGATATTGGTCAGAGAAAATCCAATAAAAGGTTGGctcagatccagatccagatccaggaattatttttcttttcattaatattgcaagataagatttttttttacattttcatctggAAATGTATGGATCAGTATGAACAAATTTGGTtatttagagaactgatatttatgattgtgtCAAACTTTGTGCATCTAGGTAAAATTCCAGAGGCCTATTTGGCCTTGGCGGTGGTTTACATATGACATCCTTGTACTTGCAGAGCATATTAAAGGTAAGCAGTTTGGCTTACATAGCTTCACATTATTAGACATAGCCAACCAAACCCCCTGCTGTGTTAAATATCCATTCATTCAAACTGTATCTATATTGCCTATCCTTTGAGTGTTGCAGGATGCTAGCTGGAGCCGATCCCAGCTGGTATTGGGCGAGAGGAGGCATAAtcgcagggccaacatacagagacaaaaatcacccattcacactcacatttacaccTATGCATAATTTAGAGTCTTCAATAAACCTAACCCCAACCTGCAtttctgtgggaggaagccagtgGTATATTCCTGCTTTCCGGCAGCATGGCTAACCACCTGTTGAGTAAATACAAATTTTGAATATTtgtatctgtgttgttgttgatttattGCCTTACCTCCAGTAGATGTCATGCATGAAGAAGAGTGTGCGTCCTGTTTTCACTATGTGCACGGCTGCGTCAACTTCCTGAACCCAAGCTGGAAATCCAAAGTGGCTGAGTGCTCTGGGCTTCCCTTTCACAAGAGAACCTTTCACTGTCCAGAACATTGACTCTGTCAAAGGATTAATATCAATGGAAGTATTAGATTCCTCCTCAAATAAGATGTTGCATTGTTCACTTTTGCGCTATggctacatttatttattccactgttccacaggcTCTTACTAATTTGATGACTGTCCAAATGATTCTACCTTCAGATCGAGAATGAAATGTACATTTAGAGTTCTGGGACAAATACTAGTTTCAGTGAAATAAGAGGACAAAAGCTGTTTTTCAATTCAAGGGCCACATCCTTCGGACGACCCAGTCTCTGCGGCCGAGGAAGGATGCAGCTTAGACGAAATAATACGACACGGTCTGGTCTTCTTATTGCACCACCAGCTTGACCCGCCCTAGCACATATtgttgaaaatatgtttttgtatcATGAGCTGTTCAGttgatatttaaaaaggaatgttataatatagataatattattaatattactaATAATGAGTCGCCCCACTTGCCATTACCTCTTTGGAAACTTTGCCACagaatcaaaaaataaataatgtgatatGTTGGGCTGGGACAGATCCACCTGGTGGAGCCTCCGTTCCCCCGGGGTAGAATGACTCATCGGCAATTTGGGGAACCTTCAAATTAGGACAGTATAAACGCAGCGGGTGTGAAGCAATCGCTCTTCAAATACAGTCTACGAAGGATGTAGCCGCTGAATTAAGACACAGTTGTTGTGATTGATGCGTTAATGTTCAACATTGAAGTAAAGATAGTTACCATGAATAAGATAAGCAGTGGATCTGCGAGGTACCCAGAAAGCAGCATCAATGCTCGTTTCAATCTTTGGCATAAAGTTGGTGATGGGACCTTCTTTGATGTCGAACTGTTCGTTGTGTTTAATCCAGAGGTATCTTGTGGGGGTTAAAAATGTCAGTTAGGTCAACACATATTttgattgttgtattttttcaaaatatattaaaatcaaGATTTCCAAATGGACTTTGTGTCAAACACTGTTAAATAAAATTACCAAAATAGATATGTACTTTTTAAGATAAATGCATTATCTATGCCCTTACCTTAATTAAATTGTTAttgtaatttgtaaatattggctatacaaataaaactggatTGGTTGATGGAATACATCTACAGAAATTGTTATTGTCGTTTTTCTTTAGAATAGAATACACATATTGTCCTCTTGtcgttgaaataaaaaaatcatgcaCATACCTTTCTCTGAAAAAGAAAGTGGCGTCCCCGAGAGTGGACACTGCATCAAAGGTCATGTCTGGAGAACATTTGTTCTGCAGGACTCGAGGGAACAGAGATCCTGACATCCACTGGTTATACTGAGAGCTCGAGTCGTACCTCGGAAAGTGACTCTGACGACCTCGGGCTCGGCCTAACATACATCAGGACACACTTATGTATCAGGTTCAACTTCGAAGGAAATACAAAGTGAAATACACAGTAACTATAACCGCTGTATCAGTGTTCGGGGTTGGGTTGTTAATCAATCGGTGGATAGATTAAAACTCTTTACTGTAAAGTGCGTTGATATTTGCTACGTCTTCTCTGGATAGGAGGTTGGCAGGATGGGAGGACTTGTAGGTCGGGTACATCAGTGAGTCTGGGTTTCTGGAGTGCTTTAGTCCCAAAGCGTGGCCAAATTCATGTGCAGCTACCACGAAAAGATTAAAgcctgcaaaagaaaaaatgcaCTCAACatgcggctgtggctcaggcgGTTTGATCCCGGTCTTCCCCTTTCTGCTTGCCAAAGTGTCCCAGGGCAAGATAATGAACACTacattgcccctgatggctgacTGTATgaaagagaaagtgctgcacatagatgcactgtatggaACCAtgctgtaaagtgctttgagtggtcatcaagactagaaaagcacaatAACATTTTAAGAATTATGCAATAAACACTTCTTTTAGCATGAACGTGTTGAAGGTGTGATTGAGTTCGGCACCTGTTCCTCCTGCAGTCCAGtgctcatcatcatcaaagTGGGTGTCGCCCCCAACACCCGACCCTGGACCAAAGGCATGAGCCAGCGTGCCACTGGGTCCGTCGAATGGATACAAGTCACCATGCGCTTCATGATACAAACCAGGTTACACATGAAACACAGAAACCACAgggaaaatcattttttttcatgacaCTGGAAAATTACAGGCCTCTGCTCGCGTCATCCGATTGATTCTTACATGTTCAGCAGCCAAGTGCGTGATAACTCTGCCTCGGTGAGCCGCTTAATTACTACTCAGATTCTCCTTTTAACTGTCATCCGATTTTTGCATGCAAAAGATGTATATATTTCTGTATGTGAGCAGGGGTTAAACTACAGAGTGCACCTTCAGGCAGCAAGACAAACCCACCGTAGGTCACAAACTCCACCATGATGTCAGCGTTGCGGGTGTTTGACCTTACAAACGTCAGGCCACTGGCTCTGGCCCAGATGCTGAACGCTGACTCAACCAGAGAGTCCACAGTACTACGAGGCAAATCCCTGGTGTACCTGCCGGTGCTGCAAAGTAAATGTGTCATTCTGTTGGTTAATATAAAGATCAGGACACTTATATCAAATCTGATGACGACAGTAGCCATGCTCCTTATGATCTCTTCAATTTTGTGGTACATGTGTTCGTGGATTTGGATGTGTTATATGAGTTCAAACTTGTATCCTGACCCTGCCACTAACGATCCCATAATAACATTCCGAGTCCCAAacataaaatcatttaaaaatgtttttgaacagAAGCTTTTCCCATTTTCGGCCTAAAGTTTAATTGCCTGCCTTCTCAAATTGTTTCCCACATATTTGTTGTGGTTTGCATTTTGGGAACATcagacagtttttattttttggggtttcAAGTTCAGTCTGGGTCAGACATGCC from Platichthys flesus chromosome 4, fPlaFle2.1, whole genome shotgun sequence includes:
- the mmp20a gene encoding matrix metalloproteinase-20 is translated as MEPLRLWILVLGSLIFAETSWTQAIDLDQQLRPEDVLLAEGYLRRFYDLNHRSRDRMPVRRIRSTPVMEEKVREMQHFFGLRETGQLDPPTLDVMRESRCGVPDVDNFSFYPEKPKWRNRTITYRIAKYTPDLTREDVEKSFRSALKMWSDAAPLRFIRVNHGKADIVFSFARRTHGDFFPFDGPRGVLAHAFQPGEGIGGDVHFDEDEMWTAGRQGLSLKPCYSLFAVAAHELGHSLGLTHSRDPSAIMYPNYRHHSSTQYSLSKDDELGIQTLYGKPTKTLETQQVPKKCDQNFSFDAATMIGNDIVFFKNRYMWMRTTRATYWNRLSEGHSSSYLPSISSPVDAAYDIPAKGVAYIFTGHKYWVVQRLKMKSRAGSIYEFGLPTRIRQVDAAVHISEYGKTVFFTGEFYYRFDESKRRMDPGFPRLIQKDWPGIPRRVDAAFKLQGSIFLLSGIKSYQYDFKQKRVVKIISANSWLGC
- the mmp20b gene encoding matrix metalloproteinase-20 produces the protein MHVMLLPCCVLVLLLPRPCFTAPTFIPEALSSPSAEPQVDLKLATEYLQQYYNLQQEPLGRMKRSGPAFTSKVKDMQMFFGLNVTGVLDVDTVEVMKSPRCGVPDVEEYSHIQTTRWNKNVITYSTGRYTRDLPRSTVDSLVESAFSIWARASGLTFVRSNTRNADIMVEFVTYAHGDLYPFDGPSGTLAHAFGPGSGVGGDTHFDDDEHWTAGGTGFNLFVVAAHEFGHALGLKHSRNPDSLMYPTYKSSHPANLLSREDVANINALYSRARGRQSHFPRYDSSSQYNQWMSGSLFPRVLQNKCSPDMTFDAVSTLGDATFFFRERYLWIKHNEQFDIKEGPITNFMPKIETSIDAAFWVPRRSTAYLIHESMFWTVKGSLVKGKPRALSHFGFPAWVQEVDAAVHIVKTGRTLFFMHDIYWSYNENRRVMDFGYPKYISEDFPGINSTINTAVYKDGFIHFFLGPQVYKYDYTQKLVVAVEKANSWLGC